A stretch of the Actinotalea sp. JY-7876 genome encodes the following:
- a CDS encoding folylpolyglutamate synthase/dihydrofolate synthase family protein: MSGLGGSDALREVYAGILDRAPEHDFEPTLDRMREVCDLLGNPERAFRVVHVGGTNGKTSTSRMVERLLREHGLRTGRFTSPHLTSVTERIAIDGEPVSEERFVELWQDVAPYVHMVDQRSQAAGGPRMSFFEVLTVMAFAAFADAPVDVAVIEVGLGGDWDSTNVVQSDVAVITPISYDHERWLGHDLVDIAGVKAGIVKEGSTLVLAQQREEAEGVVLAAAAERGARVLREGVDLEVVERQVAVGGQLVVLRTAAAVYADIFLPLHGAHQAHNALLALTAVEVLLRDGGALAGPTVEAAFAGMDSPGRLEVVRTSPTVLVDAAHNPAGIEALSLGVQEAFAFARLVGVVGVLDDKDAEQILAGLEPLLDEVVVSRSSSPRATDVEELAEVAREVFGEDRVHVAERLDEAVSLAAELSEAGTDGSPTGAGVLVTGSVTMAAEARILFGRG; this comes from the coding sequence ATGAGCGGGCTCGGCGGCAGCGACGCGCTGCGCGAGGTCTACGCCGGCATCCTCGACCGGGCGCCGGAGCACGACTTCGAGCCCACGCTCGACCGCATGCGCGAGGTCTGCGACCTGCTCGGCAACCCCGAGCGGGCGTTCCGCGTCGTGCACGTGGGCGGCACCAACGGCAAGACGTCCACGAGCCGCATGGTCGAGCGCCTGCTGCGCGAGCACGGGCTGCGCACCGGGCGGTTCACGAGCCCGCACCTGACGTCGGTCACCGAGCGCATCGCGATCGACGGCGAGCCGGTGAGCGAGGAGCGCTTCGTCGAGCTCTGGCAGGACGTCGCGCCGTACGTCCACATGGTCGACCAGCGCTCGCAGGCGGCGGGCGGGCCGCGGATGAGCTTCTTCGAGGTGCTCACCGTGATGGCGTTCGCGGCCTTCGCGGACGCTCCGGTCGACGTCGCCGTGATCGAGGTGGGCCTCGGCGGGGACTGGGACTCGACCAACGTGGTGCAGTCCGACGTCGCCGTCATCACGCCGATCTCCTACGACCACGAGCGCTGGCTCGGGCACGACCTCGTCGACATCGCGGGCGTCAAGGCCGGCATCGTCAAGGAGGGGTCGACCCTCGTCCTGGCGCAGCAGCGCGAGGAGGCGGAGGGCGTCGTGCTCGCGGCCGCCGCGGAGCGGGGCGCGCGCGTGCTGCGCGAGGGCGTCGACCTCGAGGTCGTGGAGCGCCAGGTCGCCGTCGGCGGCCAGCTCGTGGTGCTGCGGACCGCGGCTGCCGTCTACGCGGACATCTTCCTGCCGCTGCACGGCGCCCACCAGGCGCACAACGCCCTGCTCGCCCTGACGGCGGTCGAGGTGCTGCTGCGCGACGGCGGCGCGCTCGCGGGTCCGACCGTCGAGGCCGCGTTCGCGGGCATGGACTCGCCGGGGCGGCTCGAGGTGGTCCGCACGTCGCCGACCGTCCTGGTCGACGCGGCGCACAACCCCGCCGGCATCGAGGCCCTCTCGCTCGGTGTCCAGGAGGCGTTCGCGTTCGCGCGGCTGGTCGGTGTCGTCGGCGTGCTCGACGACAAGGACGCCGAGCAGATCCTCGCGGGCCTCGAGCCGCTCCTGGACGAGGTCGTGGTCTCGCGCTCGAGCAGCCCGCGCGCGACCGACGTCGAGGAGCTCGCGGAGGTCGCGCGCGAGGTCTTCGGCGAGGACCGCGTGCACGTCGCCGAGCGCCTCGACGAGGCCGTCTCGCTCGCGGCCGAGCTGTCCGAGGCCGGCACGGACGGCTCGCCGACGGGCGCGGGCGTGCTCGTCACCGGCTCGGTCACCATGGCGGCGGAGGCGCGG